The following are encoded together in the Pedobacter steynii genome:
- a CDS encoding DUF5687 family protein — protein sequence MLNTFLDHQWKAFWRSKNKGSTIATQIFIGIVVLYLLAVAFFLGIGLEIFIEKIFPGKDVFTIFNGVILYYFAVDFLMRMQLQELPTLSIVPYLHLKIPKKKIVNFLNTRALFSAFNLLPVFLFVPFCVTAISSVYDPFTALMYVVSIASLAIFNNYLALYLKRKSIQNLRIVPIMFLLIIVTGLMEYFKVFSIAEISNGVFAFITSYPAAGFGFTLLAIFLYQLNSRYLRNNLYVEELSKNEEKKTSTDYPFLDRFGEIGVLVAMELKLILRNKRSRSAITMSMLFLLYGFLFYKKELLDKDNLELMLFASVFMTGNSISIYGQFMFGWQSAHFDGLMANKISVRNFIKAKFLMFTLFSTLTTLVACLYGLISWKILVIQFAAYFYNIGIGTVIVLYFATRNYRSMDLSKGSSFNFQGVGASQWVLGLPYFLSPYLIVLPFSLSGSPYWGLLALGGCGLTALLTREFWVDFIVNEFNKRKYKITEGFREKS from the coding sequence ATGCTCAATACTTTTCTGGATCACCAATGGAAAGCCTTCTGGCGATCGAAAAACAAAGGAAGTACCATTGCTACTCAAATATTTATTGGGATTGTAGTGCTCTATCTACTGGCTGTGGCTTTTTTCTTAGGAATAGGCCTGGAAATTTTCATAGAAAAAATATTCCCGGGGAAAGATGTCTTTACGATATTTAATGGGGTTATCCTTTATTACTTTGCCGTCGATTTCCTGATGCGCATGCAACTTCAGGAGTTACCAACGCTAAGTATTGTACCTTACCTGCACCTAAAGATTCCGAAAAAGAAAATCGTAAATTTCCTAAACACCAGGGCTTTATTTTCTGCCTTTAATCTTTTGCCTGTTTTCTTATTTGTTCCCTTTTGTGTTACAGCAATATCTAGCGTATATGATCCTTTTACTGCTTTAATGTACGTTGTGTCTATTGCTTCACTAGCTATTTTTAACAATTACTTGGCCTTATACCTTAAGAGAAAGAGTATTCAAAACCTAAGGATTGTTCCAATAATGTTCTTGCTGATTATTGTTACGGGCCTGATGGAATACTTTAAGGTTTTCTCTATTGCAGAAATTTCCAACGGGGTATTCGCCTTTATTACCAGCTATCCTGCTGCAGGATTTGGGTTTACCCTTCTGGCTATATTTCTGTATCAACTCAACTCCAGATATCTCCGAAACAATCTTTACGTTGAAGAGCTGAGTAAAAATGAAGAAAAAAAGACCAGCACTGATTATCCTTTCCTGGACCGGTTCGGAGAAATTGGCGTATTGGTGGCAATGGAGCTTAAACTTATCCTCAGAAATAAAAGAAGCCGATCAGCGATAACCATGAGTATGCTGTTTCTGCTCTACGGCTTCCTCTTTTATAAAAAAGAACTGTTGGATAAGGATAACCTGGAACTGATGTTATTTGCATCCGTATTTATGACGGGAAATTCCATCAGCATCTATGGACAGTTTATGTTTGGCTGGCAATCCGCCCATTTTGATGGGTTGATGGCTAATAAAATAAGCGTCAGAAATTTTATAAAAGCAAAATTCCTGATGTTTACTCTGTTTTCTACCCTTACTACTCTGGTGGCCTGCTTGTATGGCCTTATCAGCTGGAAAATACTTGTGATTCAATTCGCAGCTTATTTTTATAATATTGGAATCGGGACGGTGATCGTCTTGTACTTCGCGACAAGAAATTACAGATCGATGGACCTGAGTAAGGGATCAAGTTTCAACTTCCAGGGAGTCGGTGCCAGCCAGTGGGTATTAGGGCTTCCATATTTTTTATCTCCATATCTGATTGTGCTACCATTTTCATTATCAGGATCACCCTATTGGGGACTCCTTGCATTAGGAGGCTGTGGACTAACCGCTCTCTTAACCCGTGAATTCTGGGTGGATTTTATCGTGAATGAGTTTAATAAAAGAAAATACAAGATTACCGAGGGCTTTAGAGAAAAATCATGA
- a CDS encoding replication-associated recombination protein A, translating into MQNLPPLAERMRPQNLDEYVGQKHLVGPDAVLRKAIQSGQLPSMIFWGPPGVGKTTLAYIISQTLDRPFFNLSAINSGVKDIRDVIDRAALLKDSLMGLPILFIDEIHRFSKSQQDSLLGAVERGLVTLIGATTENPSFEVISALLSRSQVYILKSLDEEELSGLLQTAIKQDVILKDKKITIKEHEALIRLSGGDARKLLNVLEIAINGIGGDKIILTNEKVLEHAQQNLALYDKAGEQHYDIISAFIKSIRGSDPNAAVYWLARMIEGGEDPLFIARRLLILASEDIGNANPNALLLANNCFQAVNVIGYPESRIILSQAVTYMASSVKSNAAYEAINKAQALVKQSGNLPVPLHIRNAPTKLMKNIGYGKDYQYSHGYEGNFSEQEYFPEMLSGTKLYDPGKNPAEDKLREKLKQNWKNKYNY; encoded by the coding sequence ATGCAAAACCTACCCCCTTTAGCAGAACGGATGCGTCCACAGAATCTGGACGAGTATGTTGGACAGAAGCATTTAGTAGGTCCCGATGCGGTATTGCGTAAAGCAATTCAGAGCGGGCAGCTTCCCTCTATGATATTTTGGGGTCCACCCGGTGTTGGTAAAACTACACTGGCCTACATCATATCACAAACACTTGACCGTCCCTTTTTTAACCTCAGTGCTATTAATTCGGGGGTTAAAGATATTAGGGATGTGATTGATAGGGCTGCTTTACTTAAAGATAGCCTGATGGGCCTGCCGATTCTTTTTATTGATGAGATCCACCGTTTCAGTAAATCACAGCAAGACAGCTTATTAGGCGCCGTAGAAAGAGGATTGGTTACCTTAATCGGGGCCACAACAGAAAATCCTTCTTTTGAAGTCATCTCCGCATTACTTTCCCGCTCGCAGGTATATATTTTAAAATCTCTTGATGAAGAGGAGCTATCCGGATTATTGCAAACTGCAATCAAGCAGGATGTCATTCTGAAAGACAAGAAAATCACCATCAAAGAACATGAAGCCCTGATCCGCCTATCCGGAGGAGATGCCAGGAAACTCCTCAATGTACTGGAGATTGCAATTAATGGTATTGGGGGGGATAAAATCATCCTCACGAATGAAAAGGTCCTGGAGCATGCACAACAAAATCTGGCGCTATATGATAAAGCGGGCGAGCAACATTACGATATCATTTCTGCATTTATTAAATCCATCAGGGGTAGTGATCCTAATGCTGCGGTATATTGGCTGGCCAGAATGATTGAAGGTGGAGAAGATCCGCTGTTCATTGCCCGGAGGCTATTGATTCTTGCTTCTGAAGATATTGGGAATGCCAATCCGAATGCCTTGTTATTAGCCAATAATTGCTTTCAGGCAGTTAATGTAATTGGCTACCCTGAGTCCAGGATTATTCTTTCCCAGGCAGTGACCTATATGGCATCTTCGGTGAAGAGCAATGCTGCTTATGAAGCCATCAATAAGGCACAGGCTCTGGTGAAACAAAGCGGCAATCTGCCCGTTCCTTTACACATCAGAAATGCGCCGACTAAGCTCATGAAAAATATAGGCTATGGCAAAGACTATCAGTATTCACATGGCTATGAAGGGAACTTTTCTGAGCAGGAATATTTTCCTGAGATGCTGAGTGGTACAAAATTATATGATCCCGGGAAAAATCCTGCTGAAGATAAACTTAGAGAGAAGCTGAAACAGAACTGGAAAAATAAATACAACTATTAA
- a CDS encoding DEAD/DEAH box helicase, producing the protein MDFKDFNFNPDLLEGLLAMGFRNATPIQQEAIPLILNKKDLIACAQTGTGKTGAYLLPIMNMISQTEERHNNTLILAPTRELAQQIDLQVEALSYFTNISSLTVYGGGDGIAYEQQKRSMREGVDIIIATPGRLISHLSSGLLKLDQLQHLVLDEADRMLDMGFYDDIMRIVSFLPQKRQTVLFSATMPPKIRTLAGRLLQHPEEISIAISKPAAGINQQAYLVHDAQKVKLLTELMKNVDFPSILIFASTKEKVKNLGKVFRGLGFKAEAFHSDLGQKEREAILSEFKNKRVPVLIGTDVLSRGIDVEGISLVINFDVPHDPEDYIHRIGRTARAATTGTAITLVNDKDKRKFASIEKLIDRKIDRMPLPEHLGEAPADTPTSPSTEKKYDKKKPQRKFWKKKPKAAGAPGPGKE; encoded by the coding sequence TTGGATTTCAAAGATTTTAATTTTAACCCGGACTTACTAGAAGGGTTATTAGCGATGGGTTTTCGCAATGCCACCCCCATCCAGCAAGAAGCTATCCCGCTTATTCTAAATAAAAAAGATTTAATTGCCTGCGCACAAACAGGTACCGGGAAAACCGGCGCTTACCTGTTGCCGATCATGAATATGATCAGCCAGACAGAGGAACGTCATAATAATACCCTGATACTAGCTCCAACCCGGGAACTTGCACAGCAGATTGATTTACAGGTAGAAGCACTTTCTTATTTCACCAATATCAGTTCCTTAACGGTATATGGTGGTGGAGACGGTATCGCCTATGAGCAGCAAAAGCGTTCCATGCGTGAAGGTGTAGACATCATTATTGCCACTCCGGGACGATTAATATCCCATCTTTCTTCAGGCCTGCTGAAACTGGATCAACTCCAGCATTTGGTATTGGATGAGGCAGACAGGATGTTGGACATGGGGTTTTATGATGACATTATGCGTATTGTGAGCTTCCTTCCACAGAAAAGACAAACGGTGTTGTTTTCTGCAACCATGCCACCAAAAATAAGAACCCTTGCAGGCAGGTTACTTCAGCATCCTGAAGAGATCAGCATTGCCATTTCTAAACCGGCAGCAGGAATTAACCAGCAAGCCTATCTTGTTCATGATGCCCAGAAGGTAAAACTACTAACTGAGCTAATGAAAAATGTAGACTTCCCAAGTATTCTGATTTTTGCTTCCACCAAAGAAAAAGTAAAAAATCTGGGTAAGGTTTTTCGTGGATTAGGATTCAAAGCAGAGGCTTTCCATTCCGACCTGGGACAAAAAGAGCGCGAGGCGATTTTATCTGAATTCAAAAATAAAAGAGTTCCTGTCCTGATCGGAACAGATGTACTTTCCAGAGGAATTGATGTGGAGGGTATTAGTCTGGTTATCAATTTTGATGTGCCTCATGATCCGGAAGACTATATTCACCGGATTGGTAGGACAGCCAGAGCGGCAACAACCGGTACCGCGATTACCCTGGTAAATGATAAGGACAAACGAAAATTCGCGAGCATTGAAAAACTGATTGACAGAAAAATCGACAGAATGCCGCTTCCTGAACATCTTGGAGAAGCACCTGCCGATACGCCAACCAGCCCTTCCACAGAAAAAAAATACGATAAAAAGAAACCACAGCGTAAATTCTGGAAGAAAAAGCCGAAAGCTGCCGGAGCTCCGGGTCCTGGAAAAGAATAA
- a CDS encoding DUF4197 domain-containing protein — protein sequence MKKISIYLMATCFISLSSITVFSQSKFKKILNKVTTKAGSANTSKSTVTTTGTPSTSEMGFGIKEALEIGISRGTDLLSAKDGFLGNAAVKILFPPEAQKVEKTLRSIGMSSLADNVILSLNRAAEDAAKEAKPIFVSAIKQMTIADATNILLGQQDAATNYFKRVTTSQLMEKFQPVITNSLNKVGAAKYWGDAAGQYNKLPFVKPVSTDLSGYVAEKAIDGMFIQVAQEELKIRGSLGARTTPLLQKVFGYAEQKK from the coding sequence ATGAAAAAAATTAGTATTTATTTGATGGCGACCTGCTTTATCAGTTTGAGCAGTATAACCGTATTTAGCCAGTCAAAGTTCAAAAAGATTTTAAACAAAGTAACGACCAAAGCAGGTAGTGCCAATACTTCAAAAAGCACAGTTACGACAACGGGAACGCCGAGTACATCAGAGATGGGCTTTGGAATTAAAGAAGCCTTGGAAATAGGAATATCAAGAGGTACCGACCTACTTTCTGCAAAAGATGGCTTTTTAGGAAATGCGGCTGTAAAAATCCTTTTTCCTCCTGAAGCGCAAAAGGTAGAAAAGACATTGCGTAGCATTGGGATGAGTTCATTAGCCGATAATGTGATTCTCAGCCTGAACCGGGCTGCCGAAGATGCGGCCAAAGAAGCAAAGCCTATATTCGTTTCTGCAATCAAGCAAATGACCATCGCAGATGCGACCAATATTTTATTGGGGCAACAGGATGCGGCAACGAATTATTTTAAAAGGGTAACTACGTCGCAGTTGATGGAAAAATTCCAACCTGTAATTACAAACAGCCTGAACAAGGTCGGTGCAGCAAAATACTGGGGAGACGCAGCTGGTCAATATAATAAGCTTCCTTTTGTAAAACCGGTCTCCACGGACCTTTCCGGCTATGTAGCAGAAAAAGCAATTGACGGAATGTTTATACAGGTTGCTCAGGAAGAACTTAAAATCAGAGGAAGTCTGGGTGCCAGAACCACACCTCTTTTGCAGAAGGTATTCGGTTACGCGGAACAGAAAAAATAA